The genome window tagtatctatattttctaaattataacaattatcctgtatatatcttacgaaagtcgaattatattactaaatgttgataacaaaataggatcaattaaaatttgctgacgtggcattgtacaaagttgacgggaattgctgagtaacgagttattagacgttatcacgtcaaaaatacTAATATGATTACTTCTTTGTTCCTGTTCTATTAGTTCCTTAAGGATCTAATAAGTCAAATCTCAGTACATTTTAGTATTTACTTAAAGCTAACCTATATGAACGCAACAAAGTGCGTTATTTTGAATTCGTTTGCCTTCGCAAACAAGCTAACTTTTTTTAGCTTTTCGCACTTGAACATTGGCGCCCTCTGCACAGACGCCAGAATAAACGCTGCCGCCGGTTCCCGGTTCGTTCGCCGCCCGCCATTGCGATAACGCTCGCAGTAAACAACTGTGTAAGTAATTTTATTCGCGCTTTTTTCTTGTGATTTATTAttctatttaatttattatgtaatttttagtTTAATATCCACGGAAAATTATTCTGTGCTTCTTGAGTCCACCAGTAAAAATCATTTAGTTATTTCAATCCAAGCGGACTCCATTATATGAAGATGTAATGGCTTCGTACGCTTGGTATCGTTGAAATTTTGTTTTCGTGTTTTACCTCGCAAGATTCCCGTATTATTCCGGTTTTGTggtaaaattaaagaaatattggcattttacattttgttataaaatatttgccgcccaagtaagtaaataagctCGAAATGGTGTTGGCGTCGTCTCGAGTTTTCTGACCTGTAACTGAATATTGACTTTTTAGTCTTTTGTTTTCTCTAAACTGAGTTAAGTTAAACTACAGTTATTGTCAAAATTAGTCTTATTTTATAATACATTTTAATTGATGTGCGTTCAATGTTTGTTACATACGTTTATCTTTGAGAATAATTTTTAATCAATATTCCTCTATGTATTGTGTAGTGTTAGCAAGGCATTCACGAAATGGAGCCTACTGTCCCGCTCAATATGTTTaatgaaagagtttttttttatttggaacaAAATATGTGCAAAATtttgtgtatatttttttatgaaggaATTCTAtcatttaaaaattacatttagtttaaataatTGTCTTTTTTTGTTATAGATTTACCTGTAAGGGTGTAATTTATTTTACTCAAAATGTCTGATGATGGTTCAACTGCTGTGGAGAAGAAGGGCCGTGGCAGACCTAAAGCCAATGGAACACAAGCTGTAAGTTTCATTCATATCAggctaaaataaaatgttaagtaACTATTCTTAGGGTGATTATGATTGTCTATTTTCTTTCAGGATGCCAAAGCAGATGCAAGAAAAAGAGGTAGACCAGCAGCGGCTCCAAAAGCTAAGGAGTCAGCTAAGTCCTCTGATGATGAGCAAGCACCAGTAGCGAAACGAGGGCGCGGCAGACCCAAGGGATCCAAGAAAAAGGCGGCAGCTCCTAAAGCAAAGGTACACAAAATTTTTGTTAGAAAAATGATTTACAATTTTGCTAATAgaataaaatatgaattaagtgttaaaaatattattaaatgcaaTGTTGTATGCAGGGTGGCAGCGGAGAAGGCCGAGGGCGAGGTCGGCCGCGCAAggacgcgccgccgccgcgaaaGGACGCGGCCTCCACCGAGGAGGAGCAAGATGATGAAGAAGAGGATGAGGGCTCCGACCAGTAAATACTTTGGATTCTTGACACTACTACACTACACTCGTTCTTAGTGTAATTTGTTCTTCAATATAAGGCGTAATGTGTCTGTCGAGATTTGTTCATTGTGTTGTAGATGGTTGACCCACTGCAAATTTCTGCTAACATATAGGGATATCTCGACGGCATTGAACTCTTGGAGTCCTGTCATACCCAGAGTTTAGTcatgtcagaaaaaaaaacatgttatgTTTACATTGTATGATAAAAATCCCCAAAATGTTTTTGTAACATTGAAATTCTCCGACATTAATTTagttgaaagaaataaaattcTATTCTAACATGGGTAAGGTTTGGGATCAGGACTCTCCCTAGAAACGTACAACTTTAAGATATAATTTGTAAGATCCTTTTTGTAGATTTATTGTAATAGGTATTGCGTAATCTGATTTATAATAAGAAAATTGAAATCATATGACTTTGTAGATTAATTCATTTGACTTCAGAGTCAAGTATTATtttctataataaatattttcattttgatttatttttatttttaccctGATTTATTGTACAccatgaaatagttatttgatgGAATATTTTtggaataataatatttgtGGTATTTTTGTCCCTATTACACGAAGTTAGAGTATCATGTAAGTAGTGGTATGAGTAGAGCTGTTTTGTATtgtcttttattttgtattcggAGCAGACTGAAAAACAAGTTTTAGTCATTTATTGAGTGTATGTGCGTGAATGTAcaattttagaacaaaatataaataaatctatgAAACCCCTtgtgcatttatatattttattgctAGTTTTTCATCGAATTAGTATATCGAGGGCGggttactggtgaaacccgataaatcgagataatttgtttttgaaataaCATTGTGGAACTTgtacatagttcgaatttcaaaaacaaataccaataatttaattgctgttaaatcaTTTATGAACgtgtaataatattaataaaatgtctatgtccagtttataaataaaactagcAAGAAGATTGCTTAGTTGAAATTTGGGTTATAAACTATGCTACTGTGTTTctggaaaaaatatttgaaggaAGGAAGGTTTGAAGTTTTGCTTCTACTTAGGTATAAaaactctgtcaaccaagtctgtcagtaaataagaacaaagaaaactatatgcatccttttctttagggtgctagagaaaaagATACTTatattagaattattaaactagattgtggaatcacattttttgccatactaaattgaaccttatcactgagacagaaaggtgatcgtatcagacatgcgcggatccaggggggagggggtcatgggggtcatggcccccccctggagcctaggttgaccatacaaatagaccacgtgacccccctctggggcctgggcctttaccacgtgacccccccctgggcacgaagctggatccgcgcttggtatcagactagcgaaaacggtccacaagagggcattgtttgggctcaAGTACCCACCACCACCCTGGCCGGAAATCGCAACTTATGACGTCATACAAACAAAATTAGCAGACTACGTTCCAATTAACAACTATGTTGGGAaaattttggaatatttaaTGTAAGATAATCTTAAATACTTCATAATACGTTAGAAATGAATAATACTATTACctagtaaaatatttaatcctatgtttcttacctacattatctATAATGTAATTTGATTTAAACCCACTTCCAAAACGAAGTGGAATACACCTGACACTCTACAGGTAAGGAATTGCAATTCGTTATCAACATCAACCATTTTCACTGATTATGTTGGTACTACGAAGTTAATACCAAACGCTCAGCCTGGCAAAAAGGAACTGGCCTGGTAGCAAAAGCAATCAAAAACTGACGATACTAAAGTCAGCCCACGacaagtttgcaacgatttttttGATAGCTCTGCCTCTGTAAGAGTTAATTAAACGTCATTatttcatcgaagtttgacgTTAAAAATAACAGTTGTACCGGTGAGGCTGTCAATATAAAATGGTTGACTTTACGATGATGTCACTTTTTAAGTTCTATTCTTTTTTGCcaggttataaataaataaaataaaaaaccggccaagagcgtatcgggccacgctcagtgtagggttccatatttttctcaaaaactactcagcCCATCAGGTTCAAAATAATTTGCCTagatttataaagttctacttttgtgatttttttttatatttttaaccgccgcctcaaatctctcaaaagaaggtagttctctattcgtctgtattttttttacgtttgttcctcgatatctccgtcgttactggaccgattttgaaatttttttttattgaatgtacatgcatacagattggtaccatttttctcagaacccagttctgatgatgggatcctggagaaatcgagggaactcctcaaatctgaaaggcatacatatggcgatttttgcgtttttaaaggaacagcatgcatttatgtacgaaacagtgacatttggtgcagtggaactgctgatgatggtcagaacggaactcctcaaatctgaacggcacgcttatagtgactttggtatttttataagaacagcatgcacttacgtccagaacagtgacatttggtgcagtggaactcctgatgatggtcagaaccgaactcctcaaatctgaacggcacgcttatagtgactatggtatttttataagaacagcatgcacttctgtccagaacagtgacatttggtgcaatgtaactgctgatgatggtcagaaccgaactcctcaaatctgaacagcacacttatagtgactttagtatttttataagaacagcatgcacttacgtccagaacagtgacatttggtgcagtggaactcctgatgatggtcagaacggaactcctcaaatctgaacgccacgcttatagtgactttggtatttttataagaacagcatgcacttacgtccagaaaagtgacatttggtgcagtggaactgcagatgatggtcagaaccgaactcctcaaatctgaatggcacacttatagtgactttggtatttttataaaaacagcatggatttcagaacagtaacatttattttgcatactagcttttacccgcggcttcgcccgcgtaataaaagtacttcattaagattttcatttggatccgtagggaccgtaggtttctctgtagatatatttatctgcgattatttcgattgcacataatacttttgcttgcaatgattgtagaaatattacacatcatccacagcgtaggtaattctatatacgctggggaaacctttataaacatcccacatagcccgtatttcgacactgtgatcggtgggtaaaaagtacttttttctattatcccttacaattttttacattttgcttatacttatcgcaaacgtaatcttcaagcaagcaaacaacgatcgtcttagagcacattgattgtaagagaccgccgaccgattatccgtatccctctaacgatacccatattatccgtatccgtatcgctatcgctatcgctaaagctatccctatcgctatccctatcgctatccctatcgctttccctatcgctatccctatcgctatccctatcccttatcaatgATGATTGAatgatgtttaatgatataacactttaagttctcgcgctttgtacacatatttaaagtcacatacaggtcgaacgcgattaattaacattatttttaccttttttcccaacttttcggccaggttgcactggccgtggtcgcggaagactgacgtcccagcaaaatgtcaccggagatgtaaacaacacaaaactacccgatattaatttatataaatgttcggggtagacaaataaatataatcta of Leguminivora glycinivorella isolate SPB_JAAS2020 chromosome 5, LegGlyc_1.1, whole genome shotgun sequence contains these proteins:
- the LOC125226648 gene encoding high mobility group protein HMG-I/HMG-Y-like; this encodes MSDDGSTAVEKKGRGRPKANGTQADAKADARKRGRPAAAPKAKESAKSSDDEQAPVAKRGRGRPKGSKKKAAAPKAKGGSGEGRGRGRPRKDAPPPRKDAASTEEEQDDEEEDEGSDQ